From a region of the uncultured Draconibacterium sp. genome:
- a CDS encoding VOC family protein, which translates to MKVEHLAIWTYNLEGMRSFYMHYFDASSSEVYHNHSREYRSYFLSFDGDCRIELMEMPGIPKSKNNPLKQFTGLIHFALKLGSKSKVNELTETLRKDGYKIISEPRTTGDGFFESVFLDPDGNRVEIMA; encoded by the coding sequence ATGAAAGTAGAACATCTTGCCATTTGGACCTATAATCTCGAAGGAATGCGAAGTTTTTACATGCATTATTTTGATGCATCATCGAGCGAGGTTTACCATAACCACAGCCGCGAATACAGATCGTATTTTCTTTCGTTTGATGGCGATTGCCGCATTGAGCTAATGGAAATGCCGGGAATTCCAAAATCGAAAAACAATCCACTAAAACAATTTACCGGATTGATTCATTTTGCCCTTAAATTAGGCTCGAAAAGTAAAGTAAACGAACTAACCGAAACGCTCCGGAAAGACGGTTACAAAATTATTAGCGAACCACGCACCACCGGCGACGGCTTTTTCGAAAGTGTTTTTTTGGATCCAGACGGCAACAGGGTGGAGATTATGGCATAA
- a CDS encoding DUF3109 family protein, producing the protein MIEIGRAIVSRDVFEKHFLCDILKCKGACCIEGDSGAPLTDEEAVLIEEDYHTFEDLLPEKHKREVEKQGFSVIDSDGDLVTPLVDDRQCVYSYYNKQGILKCAIEKAHFDGKTKFRKPLSCHLFPIRITEYKRFDAVNYQELDICKPGRKCGASEKLPLYKFLKEPLTAKYGAEWYKELEIAADYILSGK; encoded by the coding sequence GTGATAGAGATTGGTCGTGCCATAGTAAGTCGTGATGTTTTTGAGAAGCATTTCCTTTGTGATATATTAAAATGCAAAGGTGCCTGTTGTATAGAAGGGGATTCAGGGGCTCCGCTTACCGATGAAGAGGCTGTTCTTATTGAAGAAGATTATCACACTTTTGAAGACCTGCTTCCCGAAAAGCACAAGCGCGAGGTGGAGAAACAGGGATTTTCGGTTATCGATAGCGATGGCGATTTGGTAACGCCGCTTGTTGACGATCGTCAGTGTGTATACTCCTACTATAATAAACAGGGGATTTTAAAATGTGCCATCGAAAAGGCGCACTTTGACGGAAAGACCAAATTTCGTAAACCTTTGTCGTGTCATTTGTTCCCTATTCGTATTACCGAATATAAACGTTTTGATGCCGTAAACTACCAGGAACTTGATATTTGCAAGCCCGGTCGTAAATGTGGTGCATCAGAAAAACTTCCGCTTTACAAATTCCTAAAGGAGCCACTCACTGCAAAATATGGTGCCGAGTGGTATAAGGAGCTCGAAATCGCAGCCGACTATATTCTGTCCGGTAAATAG
- a CDS encoding DUF3109 family protein: MCHRKAHFDGKIRFPKPLSCYLFLIRITEYKRFDVVNCQELDICKPGRRCGASEKLPLYKFLKESLTAKYGVEWYGELEIAADYILSGK, encoded by the coding sequence ATGTGCCATCGAAAGGCGCACTTTGACGGAAAGATCAGATTTCCTAAACCTTTGTCGTGTTATTTATTCCTCATTCGTATTACCGAATACAAGCGTTTTGATGTCGTAAACTGCCAGGAACTTGATATTTGCAAGCCAGGTCGTAGATGTGGTGCATCAGAAAAACTTCCGCTTTACAAATTCCTAAAGGAGTCACTCACTGCAAAATATGGTGTTGAGTGGTATGGGGAGCTCGAAATCGCAGCCGACTATATTCTGTCCGGTAAATAG
- a CDS encoding AMP-binding protein: MIDKTRLTLPALFYNSVEKFANSTSVKFAGEEDFTYRQMGEDVELLAELLVELGIGKGDKVAILSANMPNWGKAFFAVSVIGAVAVPILPDFHSNEIETIIEHSESKLLFVSEGLYKSVSPGVTAIVEQMILVDSFAVIPKETPAGHLKKLTSSVPQTTRKFLPVNVEEEELASIIYTSGTTGSSKGVMLTHKNLAWTAQQSRTLQKITPADRFISILPLSHTLENTVGFLLPIMYGASIHYLRKPPVASVLMPALQQVKPTVMLLVPLIIEKVYKSKIQPTFQKSGMMRFLTSFAPTRKLMHKIAARKLHKTFGGHLHFFGIGGAKLDATVERFLFEGGFPYAIGYGLTETAPLLAGAVGKNRKVGSTGIAMKGVSLRIANPDPATGEGEIQAKGENVMKGYYKAPDITKDVFTEDGWFRTGDRGMFDKHNLLHIKGRIKTMIVGASGENIYPEEIESVINKMRFVLESLVVEKKGKLVAMIHLNTEEIEEHFKQLKEDAQHYIAERSDEILEEIMKKVNQEVNKFSRINKVVLQPNPFERTPTRKIKRFLYA, translated from the coding sequence ATGATTGACAAAACAAGATTGACTTTACCGGCATTGTTTTACAATTCGGTGGAGAAATTTGCGAATAGTACCTCGGTAAAATTTGCCGGTGAGGAGGATTTCACCTACAGGCAAATGGGTGAGGATGTGGAACTTTTGGCCGAACTTCTGGTAGAGCTTGGTATTGGAAAAGGAGATAAGGTTGCCATTTTGAGCGCCAACATGCCCAATTGGGGGAAAGCCTTTTTTGCTGTTTCGGTAATTGGAGCCGTTGCTGTTCCGATTTTACCCGATTTTCATTCGAACGAAATTGAAACCATTATAGAACATTCAGAATCGAAATTACTTTTTGTTTCCGAAGGTTTATATAAATCGGTGAGCCCGGGGGTTACAGCAATTGTTGAACAAATGATTTTGGTGGATAGTTTTGCTGTTATCCCAAAAGAAACTCCGGCCGGTCATTTAAAGAAGTTAACTTCTTCGGTGCCGCAAACAACCCGGAAATTTTTGCCCGTAAATGTGGAGGAAGAAGAACTGGCATCGATAATTTATACATCGGGTACCACGGGAAGTTCAAAAGGTGTAATGTTAACACACAAAAACCTGGCATGGACAGCACAGCAAAGCCGCACTTTGCAGAAAATAACACCTGCCGACAGGTTTATTTCGATTCTGCCATTATCGCATACATTGGAAAATACGGTTGGCTTTTTATTGCCAATTATGTATGGTGCATCGATTCACTACTTGCGCAAACCGCCTGTAGCATCGGTGTTAATGCCGGCACTACAGCAGGTTAAACCAACGGTAATGCTTTTGGTTCCTCTTATTATTGAAAAAGTTTACAAGTCAAAAATTCAGCCGACTTTCCAAAAAAGCGGGATGATGCGTTTTCTGACTTCGTTTGCGCCAACACGAAAATTGATGCATAAAATTGCAGCTAGAAAACTGCATAAAACTTTTGGCGGACACTTACACTTTTTCGGAATTGGAGGAGCAAAACTTGACGCAACAGTTGAACGCTTTCTGTTTGAAGGGGGATTTCCGTACGCTATTGGTTACGGTTTAACTGAAACGGCGCCACTTTTGGCCGGAGCAGTTGGCAAAAACCGCAAGGTTGGTTCAACCGGCATTGCCATGAAAGGTGTTTCGCTGCGAATTGCCAATCCCGATCCGGCAACCGGCGAGGGCGAAATTCAAGCTAAAGGCGAAAATGTAATGAAAGGTTATTACAAAGCACCGGACATTACAAAAGACGTTTTTACCGAAGATGGCTGGTTCCGAACAGGCGACCGCGGAATGTTTGATAAACACAATTTGCTGCACATTAAAGGCCGTATTAAAACAATGATTGTTGGAGCCAGCGGCGAAAATATTTACCCGGAAGAAATCGAATCAGTGATCAACAAAATGCGTTTTGTATTGGAATCGCTGGTAGTGGAGAAAAAAGGAAAGCTGGTTGCGATGATTCATTTAAACACCGAGGAAATCGAGGAGCATTTTAAACAATTGAAAGAAGATGCACAGCATTATATTGCTGAACGATCGGACGAGATTCTTGAGGAAATCATGAAAAAGGTGAACCAGGAAGTAAATAAATTTTCGAGGATCAACAAGGTAGTGTTGCAGCCCAATCCTTTTGAACGTACACCAACAAGAAAAATTAAGCGCTTTTTATACGCTTAG
- a CDS encoding DUF3109 family protein → MCHRKAHFDGKARFPKPLSCYLFLIRITEYKRFDVVNCQELDICKPGRRCGASEKLPLYKFLKESLTAKYGVEWYEELEIAADYILSGK, encoded by the coding sequence ATGTGCCATCGAAAGGCGCACTTTGACGGAAAGGCCAGATTTCCTAAACCTTTGTCGTGTTATTTATTCCTCATTCGTATTACCGAATACAAGCGTTTTGATGTCGTAAACTGCCAGGAACTTGATATTTGCAAGCCAGGTCGTAGATGTGGTGCATCAGAAAAACTTCCGCTTTACAAATTCCTAAAGGAGTCACTCACTGCAAAATATGGTGTTGAGTGGTATGAGGAGCTCGAAATCGCAGCCGACTATATTCTGTCCGGTAAATAG
- the gpmI gene encoding 2,3-bisphosphoglycerate-independent phosphoglycerate mutase: MADNQKTLLMILDGWGIGDGSKSDIVATAPTPFIDSLMEKYPHSQLLASGENVGLPDGQMGNSEVGHLNIGAGRVLYQDMVKITKAIRDKSLWKNPKLVEAYNYAKENNKKVHLIGLIGPGGVHALSSHMVALSQIATDMGLEDVFIHGLTDGRDTDPRSGYGFLENDLKALEGTNAKFASLIGRYYGMDRDNNFDRLKLAYDLYTQGKGEKSTDILASMKASYDAGVTDEFLKPIVMVDGAGEPLAKIEEEDVVICFNFRTDRLRQTTIAFTQKDLPEFGMHTMNLKWYTMTTYKADFKGINVIFEKDNVTNTMGEVVAKAGKKQIRIAETEKYAHVTFFFSGGREDEFDGESRLLVPSPKVATYDLQPEMSAPAVRDAIVPKLENGEADFVCLNFANGDMVGHTGVYEAVYKAVQAVDACAKDVVTAAQKGGYDIMIIADHGNADNAVNSDGSENTAHSLNPVPCIFVTEKEGIKLDNGILADVAPTLLADMGLEVPAEMTGKNLIKK; the protein is encoded by the coding sequence ATGGCTGATAATCAGAAGACTTTATTGATGATTCTCGATGGATGGGGAATCGGTGATGGATCGAAAAGTGATATTGTAGCAACTGCTCCAACTCCTTTTATCGATTCGTTGATGGAAAAATATCCACACTCTCAATTGTTGGCAAGTGGCGAAAATGTTGGTTTGCCTGATGGACAAATGGGGAACTCGGAAGTGGGTCACCTTAACATTGGTGCCGGACGTGTTTTATATCAGGACATGGTGAAAATTACCAAAGCCATTCGCGACAAATCGTTGTGGAAAAACCCAAAATTGGTTGAGGCCTATAATTACGCCAAAGAAAATAATAAAAAAGTACACCTGATTGGTTTAATTGGCCCTGGTGGAGTTCATGCATTGAGTTCGCATATGGTAGCACTTTCGCAGATCGCTACCGATATGGGACTGGAAGATGTATTCATTCATGGTTTAACCGATGGTCGCGATACTGATCCGCGTTCGGGTTATGGTTTTCTTGAAAACGACCTGAAAGCGCTGGAAGGAACAAATGCAAAATTTGCTTCGTTAATCGGTCGCTACTACGGAATGGATCGCGACAACAACTTCGATCGTTTAAAATTGGCTTACGATTTATATACACAGGGTAAAGGTGAAAAATCAACCGATATTCTGGCTTCGATGAAAGCATCATACGACGCCGGTGTAACCGATGAATTCCTGAAACCAATCGTAATGGTTGACGGGGCTGGTGAGCCTTTGGCAAAAATCGAGGAGGAAGATGTGGTAATTTGCTTTAACTTCCGTACCGACCGTTTGCGCCAGACAACCATCGCATTTACACAGAAGGATCTTCCTGAATTTGGAATGCATACTATGAATTTGAAGTGGTACACCATGACTACTTACAAAGCCGATTTTAAAGGTATTAATGTGATCTTCGAGAAAGATAACGTTACCAACACGATGGGTGAGGTAGTTGCCAAGGCAGGAAAAAAACAAATCCGTATTGCTGAGACTGAAAAGTATGCTCACGTAACTTTCTTCTTTAGTGGTGGCCGCGAGGATGAATTTGATGGTGAGAGCCGCCTTTTGGTTCCTTCGCCTAAAGTGGCAACTTACGACCTTCAGCCTGAAATGTCGGCTCCGGCTGTGCGCGATGCTATTGTCCCGAAACTGGAAAATGGCGAAGCTGACTTTGTTTGTTTGAACTTTGCCAACGGCGATATGGTTGGTCATACCGGTGTTTATGAAGCGGTGTACAAAGCAGTGCAAGCGGTTGATGCCTGTGCAAAAGATGTAGTTACTGCGGCCCAAAAAGGAGGTTACGATATCATGATTATTGCCGACCACGGTAATGCTGACAATGCTGTAAATTCTGACGGATCAGAAAATACCGCTCACTCGTTGAATCCGGTTCCTTGTATTTTCGTGACAGAAAAAGAAGGTATTAAATTGGATAACGGTATTTTGGCCGATGTTGCTCCAACTTTATTGGCCGACATGGGGCTGGAAGTTCCGGCTGAGATGACAGGTAAAAATCTTATTAAGAAATAA
- a CDS encoding HD domain-containing protein, with protein MGSNIPQKQLIPATEHFIKQHFASDSSGHDWWHIHRVRNMAIHLAEKEGGNLFLIEMAALLHDLDDWKLGNGENTSKTKSWLTNIEIDKKDAERIEQIIEQVSFKGAGVETKADSLEAQIVQDADRLDAIGAIGIARTFAYGGSKGRLLHHPDIEPQLHNSFEDYKKTTAPTINHFYEKLLLLKDRMNTKAAQEIAEERHRFMENFLVQFFLEWDCKK; from the coding sequence ATGGGGTCTAATATTCCACAAAAACAGCTGATTCCAGCCACGGAACACTTTATAAAACAACACTTTGCAAGCGATAGTTCGGGACATGACTGGTGGCATATCCATAGGGTAAGAAATATGGCAATTCATCTGGCCGAAAAAGAAGGTGGTAATCTTTTCCTAATTGAAATGGCAGCTTTGCTGCACGACCTCGACGATTGGAAACTCGGCAACGGAGAAAACACATCAAAAACAAAAAGCTGGCTAACCAATATTGAAATTGACAAAAAAGATGCTGAAAGAATTGAGCAAATTATAGAGCAAGTATCATTTAAGGGCGCCGGTGTTGAAACAAAAGCTGACAGCCTTGAAGCACAAATCGTTCAGGATGCCGACCGGCTGGATGCCATTGGCGCCATCGGTATCGCGAGAACATTCGCCTACGGAGGCAGCAAAGGACGTTTACTCCATCATCCGGATATCGAACCACAACTTCACAATAGTTTTGAGGATTACAAAAAAACCACGGCTCCAACCATCAATCACTTCTACGAAAAATTGCTGCTACTAAAAGACCGCATGAATACAAAAGCCGCTCAGGAAATTGCAGAAGAACGCCATCGTTTTATGGAAAATTTCCTCGTTCAGTTTTTTTTAGAATGGGACTGTAAAAAATAA
- a CDS encoding SPOR domain-containing protein: MLQRYFLIIVLLSSLHFGVYAQSECSVNVRFVKNEVAVLPGKVVNLAFVTQNQCSESIEVTHEFSIPDKWVVITRPGKLSLQPNEKKLSIVSIRAPSDCPVGSYPIQINKMEADVGVKLSSEVVQVKILEIENITFQLIEQQNHILAGENISATYLIRNLGNTDKKLFINASNCDLVGSPYVKLDPGESTQIQITKPTSEELFGSKSESFTVRAQVGERILESVYASTMVLPTRKAKKDLFYRFPVKASVTYLSTNRGSNYESAKQFQIDGNGTLDPEGKHRLGFMARWPNNTDLSFLGLYDQYYLSYSNKNIDLFLGEKSYTVTPLTEASRFGHGIDAKFRLNNGLRAGFFYVKPRFYEDIENEFSVFAGFDFNSKNNITLYYLGKKYQEANDPVQMFSFVTELSPFKRTKVDLELSRGMVGDETSNAIRSSINSQFSIFQISGIYYNVGKNYPGYYSNSKFFSTNINARISQKMSASFNAREDFGNAQLDTFFVTAPYSKSIQGSLNYRISQGGNVKIYWREFESKDRLIKDKFHYKTDSWNLEYGHRYKRIDYTLRGEIGETTNLLAETDENIQNSFRASANLTYRFNSRNSVRLFGNWSNINQFVSGDQRRLMAGLAATSRISKNLRLNCYIQNAYDINDYYRNRNLMQLNLDYKFLKKHTFSLRSFYTIFKNEVDNPEFTLSATYSYSLGIPIKQIVKAGKISGRITNQLGEPVSDVFIRISSETAVTDRNGEYEFKLLSPGRQLLTIDRVRLDIGEIPNIPMPLEVEVVENEETEINIQIQKGARLSGQIKLGESVLSVLNDQSAQPDNILIELKSHLETYRITTNNEGEFTFPLVRPGEVLLRIYTNTIPAGYSAAQSTYTFHLKPGEQRNVDIILESKKKNIIFKSQNTTLSANGGFAPMKVTTVLKPQKKTPQLYYSVQIGAFRRLLEKNSKFLRGQSSYFEKQIDNLHKYFIGKFDTVEEAQKERKKLSSFYTNPFIVVFKDEKIIPYNEFKSDK; encoded by the coding sequence ATGCTCCAACGCTATTTTTTAATAATTGTATTACTCAGCTCACTGCATTTTGGTGTTTATGCTCAATCAGAGTGTAGTGTAAACGTACGTTTTGTTAAAAATGAAGTTGCAGTACTCCCAGGGAAAGTAGTAAATCTGGCATTTGTAACTCAGAACCAGTGTTCAGAAAGCATAGAAGTAACGCATGAATTCTCCATCCCTGATAAATGGGTTGTAATTACCCGGCCCGGAAAACTCAGTTTGCAACCCAATGAAAAGAAGCTAAGTATTGTCTCCATCAGAGCTCCTTCTGACTGTCCGGTGGGAAGCTATCCAATCCAGATAAATAAGATGGAAGCTGATGTTGGTGTAAAACTTTCATCAGAGGTTGTTCAGGTAAAAATATTGGAGATCGAAAATATTACGTTTCAACTTATTGAACAACAAAACCACATATTGGCAGGAGAAAATATTAGTGCTACTTATTTGATTCGGAATCTTGGAAATACCGATAAGAAGTTGTTTATAAATGCCAGTAACTGCGATTTGGTAGGTTCGCCATATGTGAAACTTGATCCCGGAGAATCAACTCAGATTCAAATTACAAAACCTACGTCAGAAGAACTTTTCGGAAGTAAAAGTGAATCATTTACGGTTCGCGCTCAAGTAGGAGAAAGAATTCTGGAAAGTGTGTATGCGTCAACAATGGTGCTGCCAACACGAAAAGCTAAAAAGGATTTATTTTACCGATTTCCGGTTAAAGCATCTGTAACCTATTTGTCTACAAACAGAGGGAGTAACTATGAGTCGGCTAAACAATTTCAGATTGATGGGAACGGAACCCTTGATCCGGAAGGAAAGCACCGGCTTGGTTTTATGGCGCGTTGGCCCAACAATACTGACCTTAGTTTTCTGGGGCTATACGACCAGTATTATCTTTCCTATTCAAATAAAAACATCGATTTATTTTTAGGCGAGAAATCATACACCGTAACGCCTCTTACTGAGGCGTCAAGATTTGGACATGGTATTGACGCAAAATTTCGATTGAACAATGGATTAAGAGCTGGATTTTTTTATGTAAAACCGCGGTTTTATGAAGACATCGAAAATGAGTTTTCAGTATTTGCGGGATTTGACTTTAATTCAAAAAATAATATCACGCTCTATTATTTAGGGAAAAAATATCAGGAGGCGAATGACCCTGTTCAAATGTTTAGTTTTGTTACCGAGCTAAGTCCATTTAAGCGCACAAAGGTTGATTTGGAATTGTCGCGAGGAATGGTGGGTGATGAAACTTCGAATGCCATACGATCAAGTATTAACAGCCAATTCTCTATATTTCAAATATCTGGAATATATTACAATGTCGGTAAAAATTACCCGGGTTACTATTCCAATTCCAAATTTTTTTCGACTAATATAAACGCCCGTATTTCGCAGAAGATGAGTGCTTCTTTTAATGCCAGGGAAGATTTTGGAAATGCTCAGCTCGATACATTTTTTGTTACAGCTCCCTACTCAAAATCCATTCAGGGATCGTTAAATTACAGAATCAGTCAGGGAGGCAATGTTAAAATTTACTGGCGGGAATTTGAGAGCAAAGATCGTTTGATTAAAGATAAGTTTCATTACAAAACCGATTCGTGGAACCTGGAATATGGCCATCGATATAAAAGAATTGACTACACTCTTCGCGGTGAAATTGGAGAAACAACCAACCTTTTGGCAGAAACGGATGAAAACATCCAAAATAGCTTCCGTGCATCTGCAAATCTGACTTACAGATTCAATTCACGAAATTCGGTTCGATTATTTGGGAACTGGTCCAACATCAATCAGTTTGTTTCCGGCGATCAACGTCGTTTAATGGCAGGACTTGCAGCCACAAGCAGGATTTCAAAGAATCTTCGTTTAAACTGCTATATTCAAAATGCATACGACATTAATGATTATTATAGAAACAGAAACCTGATGCAGCTTAATCTGGATTATAAATTTCTGAAAAAACATACCTTCTCCTTACGTAGTTTTTACACAATTTTTAAAAATGAGGTGGATAATCCTGAGTTTACCTTATCTGCAACTTATTCTTACAGTTTGGGTATTCCGATCAAGCAAATCGTAAAAGCCGGAAAAATAAGTGGGAGAATTACAAATCAGCTCGGAGAACCTGTTAGCGACGTATTCATACGTATATCGAGCGAAACAGCGGTTACAGACAGGAATGGCGAGTATGAGTTTAAATTATTGTCTCCGGGGCGCCAACTCCTTACCATTGATAGAGTTCGCTTAGACATCGGCGAAATTCCCAATATTCCTATGCCATTAGAAGTGGAAGTTGTTGAAAATGAAGAAACAGAAATAAATATACAGATTCAGAAAGGCGCGCGTTTGAGTGGTCAGATAAAACTGGGAGAAAGTGTTCTTTCTGTTTTAAATGATCAATCTGCACAACCGGATAATATTTTAATTGAACTAAAGTCGCATCTGGAAACATATAGAATTACAACGAATAACGAAGGGGAATTTACTTTTCCATTGGTAAGACCGGGAGAGGTATTATTGCGAATATATACTAATACTATTCCAGCAGGTTATTCTGCTGCGCAATCCACATATACTTTTCATTTGAAGCCTGGGGAACAGCGCAACGTGGATATTATTTTGGAATCAAAAAAGAAGAATATAATCTTCAAATCACAAAATACAACACTATCGGCAAATGGAGGATTTGCGCCTATGAAAGTGACGACTGTTTTAAAACCTCAGAAAAAAACGCCACAGCTTTATTATTCGGTACAAATAGGTGCATTCAGAAGGTTACTAGAAAAGAATTCAAAATTTCTGAGAGGCCAATCTTCTTATTTCGAAAAACAAATTGATAACTTACACAAATATTTTATTGGCAAGTTCGACACTGTTGAAGAAGCACAAAAGGAGCGAAAAAAATTAAGTTCGTTCTATACAAATCCATTTATTGTTGTATTTAAGGACGAAAAAATAATACCATACAATGAATTCAAAAGTGATAAATAA
- a CDS encoding sulfatase-like hydrolase/transferase, with protein MKLKNLRLFCFLFCIAFVCITFTGCEEKVPEELPNILWLTSEDNSPFLGCYGDEFATTPNLDNLASEGFLYTHAYANAPVCAPTRNTILTGVYACSNGNQHMRSYYPLSETVVPYPVYLRQAGYYCTNNSKTDYNTNNVDEQAIWDECSKTAHWKNRPAEKPFFAVFNTTISHESSIHKSTPNNELRHNPDEVPIPPYHPATPEMKHDWAQYYDKVEDMDTQIGKWLKELDDAGLAENTIVFYYGDHGGVLARSKRYVYETGTQIPFIVRIPEKYKYLFPEKQVGTKVNRLISFVDLVPTLLSIIGIEIPDYLQGDAFLGMQKTADPEYAYMFRGRMDERYDMSRAVRNQQFRYIRNYMPNRIYGQRIDYLFVASSIRSWKDAYEKGECNEVQSAFWETKPVEELYDTENDPWEINNLANNPEYKNILEKMRAVNKEWVTRIKDTGFIPEADRVDRAGETPMYDYMRSGQVNLEEIMEAAEIATLGKVENIDLLKSYLKSNESAVRYWGASGLLILGDKAVAAIPDLKAATTDESANVVSVAAEALYNLGEKEMAKKALLAVLKNPNEFARCHALNVIDCIDESSKDIQEGVVDMISNADSKTRNKYDMRAAKWLIEKWGLNPDDYKIDFAW; from the coding sequence ATGAAACTAAAAAACCTACGCCTATTTTGCTTCTTGTTTTGTATTGCATTCGTTTGTATAACCTTTACCGGTTGCGAAGAAAAAGTTCCTGAAGAATTACCAAATATTTTATGGTTAACCAGCGAAGACAACAGTCCTTTTTTAGGATGTTACGGCGATGAGTTTGCAACTACACCCAACCTCGACAATTTAGCCTCGGAAGGATTTTTATATACTCACGCTTATGCAAATGCCCCTGTTTGTGCTCCTACCCGAAATACCATTTTAACCGGTGTTTATGCCTGTTCAAATGGCAACCAGCACATGCGAAGTTATTATCCGCTTTCGGAAACGGTGGTGCCCTACCCTGTTTATTTGCGACAGGCCGGTTACTACTGTACCAACAACAGCAAAACTGATTACAACACGAATAATGTTGATGAACAAGCTATTTGGGACGAATGCAGCAAAACTGCACACTGGAAAAACAGACCGGCAGAGAAACCATTTTTCGCCGTATTTAACACTACCATTTCGCACGAAAGCAGTATTCATAAATCTACACCAAATAATGAGTTGCGGCACAATCCCGACGAAGTACCGATTCCCCCGTATCATCCAGCAACACCAGAGATGAAGCACGATTGGGCACAATACTACGACAAGGTGGAAGACATGGACACCCAAATTGGAAAGTGGTTAAAAGAGTTGGACGATGCAGGATTGGCTGAAAATACAATTGTTTTTTATTATGGCGATCATGGTGGAGTTTTGGCGCGCAGCAAACGTTATGTGTACGAAACCGGCACACAAATTCCTTTTATCGTTCGTATTCCTGAAAAATACAAATATCTATTCCCTGAAAAACAAGTCGGAACAAAAGTAAACCGATTAATAAGTTTTGTTGATTTAGTACCAACACTACTTAGTATTATTGGGATTGAAATTCCGGATTATTTGCAAGGCGATGCATTTCTGGGCATGCAAAAAACTGCTGATCCTGAATATGCCTATATGTTTCGCGGAAGAATGGATGAACGTTACGACATGTCTCGTGCCGTGCGCAATCAGCAATTCCGTTACATCCGCAATTACATGCCGAACCGAATATACGGTCAGCGTATCGACTATTTATTTGTGGCTTCTTCCATTCGGTCGTGGAAAGATGCCTACGAAAAAGGTGAATGCAACGAAGTACAAAGTGCCTTTTGGGAAACAAAACCCGTTGAAGAATTGTACGATACCGAAAATGATCCCTGGGAAATTAACAACCTGGCCAACAATCCGGAATATAAAAATATACTGGAAAAAATGCGTGCTGTCAATAAAGAGTGGGTAACCCGGATTAAGGATACAGGTTTTATCCCTGAAGCCGACCGTGTTGACCGCGCCGGGGAAACACCGATGTACGATTACATGCGATCGGGGCAGGTGAATTTAGAAGAAATTATGGAAGCTGCAGAAATAGCTACATTAGGAAAAGTAGAGAATATCGACCTCTTAAAAAGCTACCTAAAAAGCAATGAAAGTGCCGTTCGATACTGGGGTGCTTCAGGATTGTTGATTCTTGGAGACAAAGCAGTTGCTGCAATTCCGGATTTAAAAGCTGCTACTACCGATGAGTCGGCCAATGTAGTTTCTGTTGCTGCAGAAGCACTATATAATTTAGGCGAAAAAGAAATGGCAAAAAAAGCTCTACTTGCTGTTTTGAAGAATCCTAACGAATTTGCCCGCTGCCATGCCTTAAACGTAATCGATTGCATTGATGAAAGTAGTAAAGATATTCAGGAAGGAGTGGTTGACATGATTTCAAATGCTGATTCGAAAACCAGAAATAAATACGATATGCGGGCAGCAAAATGGCTAATTGAAAAGTGGGGCTTAAACCCTGACGATTATAAAATTGACTTTGCCTGGTAA
- a CDS encoding DUF3109 family protein gives MCHRKAHFDGKARFPKPLSCYLFLIRIAEYKRFDVVNYQELDICKPGRKCGASEKLPLYKFLKEPLTAKYGAEWYKELEIAADYILSGK, from the coding sequence ATGTGCCATCGAAAGGCGCACTTTGACGGAAAGGCCAGATTTCCTAAACCTTTGTCGTGTTATTTATTCCTCATTCGTATTGCCGAATACAAACGTTTTGATGTCGTAAACTACCAGGAGCTTGATATTTGCAAGCCAGGTCGTAAATGTGGTGCATCAGAAAAACTTCCGCTTTACAAATTCCTAAAGGAGCCACTCACTGCAAAATATGGTGCCGAGTGGTATAAGGAGCTCGAAATCGCAGCCGACTATATTCTGTCCGGTAAATAG